From a single Lolium rigidum isolate FL_2022 chromosome 7, APGP_CSIRO_Lrig_0.1, whole genome shotgun sequence genomic region:
- the LOC124675841 gene encoding ribulose bisphosphate carboxylase small subunit, chloroplastic 1-like: MAPAVMASSATTVAPFQGLKSTAGLPVSRRSASSLGSISNGGRIRCMQVWPIEGIKKFETLSYLPPLSAEALLKQIDFLIRSKWVPCLEFSKVGFIFREFGSTPGYYDGRYWTMWKLPMFGCTDAAQVLKEVEEVKKEYPDAYVRIIGFDNIRQVQCVSFIAFKPPGCEESGKA, encoded by the exons ATGGCCCCTGCCGTGATGGCTTCCTCGGCCACTACTGTGGCGCCCTTCCAGGGCCTCAAGTCCACCGCTGGCCTCCCCGTCAGCCGCCGCAGCGCCTCCAGCCTCGGCAGCATCAGCAACGGTGGAAGGATCAGGTGCATGCAG GTGTGGCCGATTGAGGGCATCAAGAAATTCGAGACCCTATCTTACCTGCCACCGCTCTCGGCCGAGGCCCTCCTGAAGCAGATCGACTTTTTGATCCGCTCCAAATGGGTTCCGTGCTTGGAGTTCAGCAAGGTTGGCTTCATCTTCCGTGAGTTCGGCAGCACTCCCGGATACTACGACGGCAGGTACTGGACAATGTGGAAGCTGCCCATGTTCGGCTGCACTGACGCTGCCCAGGTCCtcaaggaggtggaggaggtcaaGAAGGAGTACCCTGACGCCTATGTCCGCATCATCGGTTTTGACAACATCCGTCAGGTGCAGTGCGTCAGCTTCATCGCCTTCAAGCCACCAGGCTGCGAGGAGTCCGGCAAGGCATAA